A genomic window from Glycine soja cultivar W05 chromosome 10, ASM419377v2, whole genome shotgun sequence includes:
- the LOC114370407 gene encoding polygalacturonase At1g48100-like produces MRHCHILTLALSLYFLALFLPTQARHHYHKKHKHTYYHNAPEISPSPAPAPAPSNASDEATSPSPSDNENYHNASNSLFDVRTFGAIGDGITDDTESFKMAWDTACQSESPVKVILVPQGFSFVIQSTIFTGPCKGGLVLKVDGTLMPPDGPESWPKNNSKRQWLVFFRINGMSLEGSGLIDGRGAKWWDLPCKPHKGPNGTTSPGPCDSPVAIRFFMSSNLTVQGLRIKNSPQFHFRFDGCESVHVESIYITAPALSPNTDGIHIENTNDVRIYNSVISNGDDCVSIGAGCHDVDIKNITCGPGHGISIGSLGNHNSRACVSNITVRDSVIKVSDNGVRIKTWQGGAGSVSGVTFSNIHMESVRNPIIVDQFYCLSKDCSNKTSAVFVTDIVYTNIKGTYDIRHPPMRFACSDSVPCTNLTLSDIELLPDQGDIVLDPFCWSAYGNSETLTIPPVFCLLEGLPQSISGNDIDHC; encoded by the exons ATGAGGCATTGTCATATTTTGACACTAGCATTGTCCTTATATTTTCTTGCTTTATTTCTTCCCACCCAAGCTAGGCACCATTACCACAAAAAACACAAGCACACATATTATCATAATGCACCTGAAATTTCACCATCTCCTGCTCCTGCTCCTGCACCTTCTAATGCTTCTGATGAAGCTACTAGTCCTAGCCCCTCTGATAACGAGAACTACCACAATGCATCTAATAGCTTATTCGATGTACGAACATTTGGGGCCATTGGAGATGGAATAACTGATGATACAGAGTCATTCAAAATGGCATGGGACACTGCTTGCCAAAGTGAATCGCCGGTCAAAGTTATCCTTGTTCCCCAAGGTTTCTCCTTCGTTATTCAATCTACTATTTTCACAGGTCCTTGTAAAGGTGGCTTAGTACTAAAG GTTGATGGCACTCTTATGCCACCTGATGGACCTGAATCTTGGCCAAAGAACAATAGTAAGCGTCAATGGCTTGTCTTTTTTAGAATCAATGGGATGTCACTTGAAGGAAGTGGTTTAATAGATGGGAGAGGAGCAAAATGGTGGGACCTTCCTTGTAAGCCTCATAAG GGACCTAATGGAACAACATCTCCAGGACCTTGTGACAGCCCAGTT GCCATAAGGTTTTTCATGAGTTCCAACTTGACTGTACAAGGACTCAGAATTAAGAACAGCCCCCAGTTTCATTTCAGATTTGATGGCTGCGAAAGTGTCCACGTGGAATCAATTTACATAACAGCTCCAGCACTAAGCCCCAACACTGATGGAATACACATAGAAAATACCAATGACGTGAGAATATACAATTCAGTCATTTCTAATG GTGATGACTGCGTGTCCATTGGAGCCGGTTGCCATGATGTTGATATAAAGAACATCACATGTGGACCTGGTCATGGAATTAG cATTGGTAGTCTGGGAAATCACAACTCTAGAGCCTGTGTTTCAAACATTACGGTGAGGGATTCGGTTATAAAAGTGTCAGATAATGGGGTTAGAATCAAGACATGGCAAGGTGGAGCAGGATCAGTATCAGGTGTGACATTCAGTAACATTCACATGGAAAGTGTAAGGAACCCTATTATAGTTGACCAGTTTTACTGCCTCAGTAAGGATTGCTCCAACAAGACCTCTGCAGTCTTTGTAACGGACATAGTTTACACAAACATAAAGGGAACATATGACATAAGGCATCCACCAATGCGTTTTGCTTGCAGTGATTCTGTGCCATGCACCAACTTGACCCTCTCAGATATTGAGCTTCTTCCTGATCAAGGAGACATAGTGCTTGATCCTTTCTGCTGGAGTGCCTATGGAAACTCTGAGACACTAACCATTCCCCCAGTATTTTGCTTGTTGGAAGGCCTTCCTCAGTCCATTTCAGGCAATGACATAGATCATTGCTGA
- the LOC114372031 gene encoding glycogen synthase kinase-3 homolog MsK-2-like isoform X1 — protein sequence MASAGVAPASGVRDVNANSVAVERLPDEMNGMKIRDEREMEATVVDGNGTETGHIIVTTIGGKNGQPKQTISYMAERVVGNGSFGVVFQAKCLETGETVAIKKVLQDKRYKNRELQTMRLLDHPNVVTLKHCFFSTTEKDELYLNLVLEYVPETVHRVIRHYNKMNQRMPLIYVKLYFYQICRALAYIHNCIGVSHRDIKPQNLLVNPHTHQLKICDFGSAKVLVKGEPNISYICSRYYRAPELIFGATEYTTAIDIWSAGCVLGELMLGQPLFPGESGVDQLVEIIKVLGTPTREEIKCMNPNYTESKFPQIKAHPWHKIFHKRLPPEAVDLVSRLLQYSPNLRCTALEALVHPFFDELRDPNTRLPNGRYLPPLFNFRANELKGVPPGMLVKLIPSHARKQCALFAS from the exons ATGGCATCGGCGGGTGTAGCACCTGCTTCTGGAGTAAGAGATGTGAATGCAAATTCGGTTGCTGTTGAAAGGTTGCCTGATGAGATGAATGGCATGAAAATTAGGGATGAAAGG GAAATGGAAGCAACTGTGGTAGATGGAAATGGGACTGAAACAGGACATATAATTGTTACTACCATTGGTGGTAAAAATGGCCAGCCAAAGCAG ACAATAAGCTATATGGCTGAGCGAGTTGTTGGAAATGGATCATTTGGTGTAGTTTTCCAG GCAAAGTGCTTGGAGACAGGGGAAACTGTGGCTATAAAGAAGGTTCTTCAAGACAAGAGATACAAGAACCGGGAACTGCAAACCATGCGTCTTCTGGACCATCCCAATGTTGTAACTTTGAAGCATTGTTTCTTTTCAACAACTGAAAAAGACGAGCTTTATCTTAATTTGGTACTTGAGTATGTTCCTGAGACTGTCCACCGAGTTATCAGACATTACAACAAAATGAATCAAAGAATGCCTTTGATATATGTGAAACTCTATTTTTACCAG atatGTAGAGCTCTAGCTTATATTCACAACTGTATTGGAGTGTCTCACAGGGACATAAAACCTCAAAATTTACTG GTCAATCCTCACACTCACCAGCTAAAGATTTGTGACTTTGGGAGTGCAAAAGTCTTG GTCAAAGGGGAACCAAACATATCTTACATCTGCTCTAGGTACTATAGAGCACCTGAACTTATATTTGGTGCAACTGAGTACACCACGGCCATTGATATTTGGTCAGCTGGTTGTGTACTTGGTGAACTAATGCTTGGCCAG CCTCTATTCCCTGGTGAGAGTGGAGTAGATCAGCTTGTTGAAATTATCAAG GTTTTAGGTACCCCAACAAGGGAAGAAATCAAGTGCATGAATCCTAATTATACCGAGTCCAAATTTCCACAAATTAAAGCTCACCCATGGCACAAG ATCTTTCACAAGCGCTTACCTCCTGAGGCTGTGGATCTCGTCTCAAGGCTACTGCAATACTCTCCAAATCTTCGATGCACAGCT CTGGAGGCCTTGGTTCATCCATTCTTTGATGAACTGCGTGATCCAAATACCCGCCTACCAAATGGGCGTTACCTTCCCCCACTCTTTAACTTCAGAGCCAATG AGCTTAAAGGAGTGCCTCCAGGCATGCTGGTGAAACTGATTCCATCTCATGCAAGAAAGCAGTGTGCCTTGTTTGCGTCATAG
- the LOC114372031 gene encoding glycogen synthase kinase-3 homolog MsK-2-like isoform X2, whose translation MASAGVAPASGEMEATVVDGNGTETGHIIVTTIGGKNGQPKQTISYMAERVVGNGSFGVVFQAKCLETGETVAIKKVLQDKRYKNRELQTMRLLDHPNVVTLKHCFFSTTEKDELYLNLVLEYVPETVHRVIRHYNKMNQRMPLIYVKLYFYQICRALAYIHNCIGVSHRDIKPQNLLVNPHTHQLKICDFGSAKVLVKGEPNISYICSRYYRAPELIFGATEYTTAIDIWSAGCVLGELMLGQPLFPGESGVDQLVEIIKVLGTPTREEIKCMNPNYTESKFPQIKAHPWHKIFHKRLPPEAVDLVSRLLQYSPNLRCTALEALVHPFFDELRDPNTRLPNGRYLPPLFNFRANELKGVPPGMLVKLIPSHARKQCALFAS comes from the exons ATGGCATCGGCGGGTGTAGCACCTGCTTCTGGA GAAATGGAAGCAACTGTGGTAGATGGAAATGGGACTGAAACAGGACATATAATTGTTACTACCATTGGTGGTAAAAATGGCCAGCCAAAGCAG ACAATAAGCTATATGGCTGAGCGAGTTGTTGGAAATGGATCATTTGGTGTAGTTTTCCAG GCAAAGTGCTTGGAGACAGGGGAAACTGTGGCTATAAAGAAGGTTCTTCAAGACAAGAGATACAAGAACCGGGAACTGCAAACCATGCGTCTTCTGGACCATCCCAATGTTGTAACTTTGAAGCATTGTTTCTTTTCAACAACTGAAAAAGACGAGCTTTATCTTAATTTGGTACTTGAGTATGTTCCTGAGACTGTCCACCGAGTTATCAGACATTACAACAAAATGAATCAAAGAATGCCTTTGATATATGTGAAACTCTATTTTTACCAG atatGTAGAGCTCTAGCTTATATTCACAACTGTATTGGAGTGTCTCACAGGGACATAAAACCTCAAAATTTACTG GTCAATCCTCACACTCACCAGCTAAAGATTTGTGACTTTGGGAGTGCAAAAGTCTTG GTCAAAGGGGAACCAAACATATCTTACATCTGCTCTAGGTACTATAGAGCACCTGAACTTATATTTGGTGCAACTGAGTACACCACGGCCATTGATATTTGGTCAGCTGGTTGTGTACTTGGTGAACTAATGCTTGGCCAG CCTCTATTCCCTGGTGAGAGTGGAGTAGATCAGCTTGTTGAAATTATCAAG GTTTTAGGTACCCCAACAAGGGAAGAAATCAAGTGCATGAATCCTAATTATACCGAGTCCAAATTTCCACAAATTAAAGCTCACCCATGGCACAAG ATCTTTCACAAGCGCTTACCTCCTGAGGCTGTGGATCTCGTCTCAAGGCTACTGCAATACTCTCCAAATCTTCGATGCACAGCT CTGGAGGCCTTGGTTCATCCATTCTTTGATGAACTGCGTGATCCAAATACCCGCCTACCAAATGGGCGTTACCTTCCCCCACTCTTTAACTTCAGAGCCAATG AGCTTAAAGGAGTGCCTCCAGGCATGCTGGTGAAACTGATTCCATCTCATGCAAGAAAGCAGTGTGCCTTGTTTGCGTCATAG